In the Acidimicrobiia bacterium genome, CGAGCGACTTGCCCGTCTTTCGTTCGAGCGCACTGATCAGGCGGCCCACTGTTTCATCGTCGAGCTCGATCGCCGTGCGAATCTCTGCGACTTCTCTGTTCGAAGAAGCCGCCGCCGTTTCAGCCAGGGCATCGGCGATGGCCGGAATGGAGTTAGCCCTCCCCATGCCCACGATTAGCGATACGACGTTGCGGGTGAGATCGGTCGCCCGAGAGCCAAGTAGATCATTGACAATGGCCTCTTTGCGCTCGGCCGGCAGCTGCGGGTTGCTGAGCGCATCACGCAGCTCATTCGAGCTCTGAAAAGCCCGGCCGATCTCAAGAAGCTCGGCGCGAACCCGGTCGAGCTCACCCTCACCTTTGGCAATCGCGAAGATGCCGCTGGCGTACTGTGAAATCCGATCGTCACTCGACATGGAGGTTTAGGCCCCTTCCAAAGAAGCCAGGTAGTTGTCGACCAGGCTCTTCTGAGCGGCGCGGTCGAGGCTGTTGCCGACGACTTTTTCCGCAAGGTCAATTGACAGGTTGGCGACTTCCTGACGAGCCTCGGTCATTGCCCTGGCCTTTTCGCTCAAGGCATCTTCCCTGGCCTTGCCAACGATGCCTTGGGCTTCTATCTGAGCTTTGGCAATGAGATCTGCCTTTACCGTGTCGGCCTGGCTTCGAGCCGCTTCGACAATTTGGTTGGCTTCGGACTTGGCTCCGGCCACTTGCTGGCGATAGTCGTCAAGCAGGCTTTGAGCCTCGGCTTTGATGGCTTCAGCTTCCTGGATCTGCCCGGCAATAGCCCTCTGACGGTTGTCGAGGAGCTGTTGCATCTGAGGCCAGGCGAACTTCCACATGACGAAGAAAACAACCGCGAAAGCCAGAACACCACCTACCAGTTCGGGAACGGTGGGGATCAACAGGTCGATCCCGGAGCTTTCGGTCGCCTCTTCGGCGAGGATGAGTACGTCGGCAATCATGACGATTACGCCAAGAAGAACAGGACGAAGCCGATAAGGGCCAACGCCTCGGTGAAGGCGATACCCAGGAACATCGTCGTCCTGACCATGCCGGCCGCCTCTGGCTGACGGGCCATGGCCTGTACGGCGTTGCCGGCGAGAATGCCGATGCCGACCCCGGGGCCGATAGCTGCGAGGCCATAACCAATCACGGCCAAAGAACCGCTGATGTCACCGGTTAGGCCCGTGGTGGCTTCCTGAGCCAATGCGAGTAGTTCCATTCCTGCTTTCCTTTCTATGCGACCGTTGCCGGCCAGTAACTGAAATCTGTATCAGTGCTGTGGGTGGAGTGACGATTCGATATATACCGCTGACAGAAGTGTGAAAATGTAGGCCTGCAAAAACCCGACGAGTACCTCGAACATGAAGATGGCCACTCCGACGACGAACCAGGCCGCTCCGATCGATCCCCGGAGAACGCTGATGTCACCGCCCAACACGCCGAGGAGGAAGAATCCGGCTGAGCCCAGCAGCAAAGCGAGCATCACATGCCCGGCCACCAGGTTGGCGAACAACCGGACCGTAAGGGAGAAAGGCCGAACAATCAGCGTCGACACGAACTCGATGAGCCCGACCAGCGGCTTGAGAGCCACTGGTACGCCCGGTGGCCAAATCAAATCAAGAAAAAAGTGCAAACCTTGCTTGCGGATACCCTCGACCACAAAGATGACCCAGGTCAGCAATGCCAGGGTGAGCGGGATTGCCATCCGTGACGTGAACGGGAAGTTGATCCCCGGGACGAGTTCCATGAGGTTGCCGACCCAGATGAAAAAGAAGAGAGACAAAAGGTAGGGAACGTATTTCACGCCTTCGGGCCCAATGACGTCGCGAGCGATGCTGTCGCTCACCAGGCTGATCAAAGATTCAACAGACGCCTGGAACTTGCCAGGAACCAGCTTGGGTTTGCGCAAGGCAAAGTACATAACCAAGGCAATGATGACCGCACCAAGGCCGATGAAGATCGGTACCGAGTTGAATTCGAACAAGTCCAAAACGTTGGCAGGAACACACACCACCTCGCGGGCAATGTCACATTCCTCGGATGCCAGGATCAATGGATCCACTCAAGTTCCCTTTCCGCTCCGCGTGAGATGGCCACCGTCTCCCAGGTCAGGAGTATGAGGTAGGCCACCACCGCCGTGATACCAAATGCCATTTTGTCTAGGTCCGTGAACTTCGTAATCAAAATCATCGCGCCGGTTAGAAGGCCCAACCGGACGAAGAAACCGAACAGAGCCGCCGCATAATAGGCAGACAACCCCAGTCGAGCCGAAATCGAGAGCATCCAGCCCGAGACAAGGAACATCATCACGACCACTCCACAGCCGACCGCCGAGGCGATCGCCCCGTCGGTCCCCCGCAACACGGCAAACAAACCAATGAGCACCGGGGCTACGAATACTGCCCTTCTGACGGTGTGTTTGGCGATGACGGCCTCGATATCGGTGGACGCTCGCTTGCCCGTCGGGTGCTCAGTCTCTGGCATGACGGCGCTCCTCTTCCTGACGTTCACCGACCACGACGGCGTATCGCCACATGGCGCGGAAACCCGAGTAAGAACCGAGTAAAACGAAGGCGATGGTAAGCCATGGATCGGTACCGAGCCAACGATCGAGGAGAAAACCGATGAGCAATCCGCTAAGAACCGATCCGAGTAGGGCACTGGTGCCCCATCCCTCGTCTGCTGCTCCAGCTACCTGACTGGTCACCGACCGCTTCTCCAACGTCCTGTCCTCCGTTGCGCATTATGGTCCTTGTGAATTGTTTCACAAAATCCAATAGGGCACAAGTCCTCTAGTCAGCATCGAACAATATGTGCCCCGGCGCGTAACGGTCAATCCTCGTTGGAGATCCAGAATCCGACCATCAAGAGAACCACGCCAAGGGCGAGGAACAGGGCCATCTTCCAGATCGTCTCGACGGTGGCAAGGTCGACGAGGAAGACCTTCACGAGAATTCCCGCCATGGTGCCGAGGCCGAGGCGCATGATGGTCTTGCGCTCCGCCACGCTGCCGTACACGATCAGACCGACGGCAATGGCGCTCCAGACCGCAGTGGTGAGCGCCTGGCTGTACGTCGCCAGGTCTATCAGACCAACAAGAAAGCCGGCCAGGTACACGTACCCCGCCGCGAAGTTTCTCCCGACCATGGCGTCAGAGCCGGTTTGCCGGTCTAGTGCGATTGCCACGAGTCCGATAATTCCGATGACAGCGACCCGGGCAACCGAGTCACCCGACCCGCCAAGGTCGACCAGTGTGGCGATATTGAGATACCCCGCCCCGGCCAGCGCCAGGCCACCGGCCCACTTGGGCCCTACTGCCTCTGAGTGGAAGCCGATGATGGTCACGGCAGCCGCAATCACGGTGATGGCGAGTACCGCGGCCGGACCATCGAGCAACACGGTCGAGCCAACGGTGGCCAGGGCGGCCGCAACCAGAGCGTGCGTAACCCCTAGGGCATCGTCGTCTCTCATCGAAAACGCCACCAATGCATGAAGGCCGGCGAGTCCAAAGGCCGTGGACGCCAGGACCGTTGACTCGCCTGCGTGAGCGAGGTAGGCGATGGCAAAGACGACCGGGCCAACTGCTCCTGCACCAAGGGACAAGCGATTGTCCAAAACGGTTCCTACCAACCTGGCGATCGAAGGGGCGACGAGAAAGGCAACAACGATGCCAGCCAGCATGACATCGATTTCGAGAAGAGAGGCGCCTCCCAAATCCAGCGCGGCTCGGAGGACCTCAAAACCAACGACCACGACGGCCATGACGAACGTCGTTGCATACAGGACGACCCATTCGCGGATAAGAAACAGAGCGACGGCAGCTCCGAGAATGGCGAGGAAGTAGAAGGCGTCGCCCGAGCCCTGGAGCATCCGGCCCGGCAACACCAACGGCGCAATCAACGCCCCGGCCAGGCCCGCAACTCCGAGCGATTCGGCGTCCCAGAACAATGCCAGTCCGATACCCAAAGTCGAAACGACGACCAACTGGATGAACGCCGACGATGCGGTGGTCAGTGAATACCACTCAAACGCGGCATAGCCCGTCAGGTATAGACCGGCGACGCCTCCCCCGGCCAACAACGTGCCGAAACCCCGCCGGCTCGGAACAAGTTTCGCTCCGAGCCCCAACATGGCAACGCTGGCTGCCGCACCGAGGCCAACCCGGGCGGCCGCCGTGACCCAACCAGCTTCGACGGCGTAACGAAACATGAAGACCAGGCCGAGCAGAACGAGGGCCAAGCCAACGCGAAACAGGTTCTTTCCGGTAAGGATCGTGTCCCAGAGGTCATCATTGGCAGGGCGCCTCTGTGGTGGTCGTTGTCCTGGAAGGGGTGGCGGTTGTTCGGTGACTGTCGGTGTCATGGTCGGTCTCCCTCTCGTCTACTGAGAGCATCGACCCTGACGATCCAATTGACCAGGGGTGACACCACCCATTCGAGCCGGGGGTTCCACTAGGGGTCGTTTCGAAACGACCTCGAAGCGTCGCTTGGGGGCAGCAGGATCAACGCGCCGAACCCCGGAATACCGGGGGTTCGGCGCCTGTGCGATTCCGGGAGGAGTGGGCATTCACCTGTAAGGGGTGGGACCGTACCCGGGTTCCGCACTAAGCCTCTTTGCCTGTGCTTACACTATCGCGCCGCGCTGCCAACCTGGCTAGGGACCAATGGACCATCGCAAGTCGACCATCAGCCCAACCGCAGATACCCGTATGATCTCAAGGCATGATCCTATTCGGCACGAACGTTCCTTCACGATGAGTGGTTTCATGGGTGGCTTCATCGTGGCCATCGCCGGCGCAGCCGTGGCACTGGGGGTCGTGGCCCTCGTCGGGGTTTTCCACAAAGCGATCAATGTCTATCGCGGGGCCGGGCTTCTGACAGTCCTGGCGCTCATGGCCGCGGTCGTCTGGTTCGCGTATGGGCTGGTGGCCGATCCCAACATCTCAAGCGACCCCTACCTGGGGAGCTTCCTCGGCTTGGGGGGCGCTTCCTTCGCACTCCTTACCAAGGCGAGACACTTCGTTCCGACGGCGATGCTCCCACCTCCCCCACCACCCACTCTCGGAACGGTAGAACGTGACGCTCCACCGACGAGCGGCGACCCCTTCGCCCGGCGTGAGGTCGATCCGAACGGCTGACCGCTCCGTATGCTGGTTGTGATGACACAAGAGCACCTTTGGGATGACCTGCGCTCCGATCTACGAGGCCTATTCGTCGGTGATCGCACGGTCGGGGACTCGTTCCTGGCCCCGATTGCCTTTGTGGCCGTCAACGCGTTGACGAATCTCGGCGCGGCGTCTGTCGCCGCGTTGGCCGTTGGAGGTGGCGTAGCGGCCTGGAGAGTTCGCAAGGGCCAGAAGGTGTTCTATGCCCTCGGGGGCATACCGGCGATCGGATTGGCCGCTCTTCTGGCTCTCCGGTCGGGTCGGGCCGAGAGTTTCTTCCTGCCCGGAATCGTCGGAACGGGGCTGATGGCCGTCGTGTCCATCGTGAGCATGGTCGCCCGACGCCCACTGGCGGCTTGGTCCAGTTGGGCACAACGGCGCTGGCCACTGGCGTGGTACTGGCGGCCAGATGTCAGACCCGCCTACACGGCGGTGACCGGCGTATGGGCAATCTACTTCGCAGCACGGGCGGGCCTGCAATGGTTTTTGTACGCCACCGGGCGACCCGAGGCATTGGCGGCGACCAAGGTCCTGACGTCGTGGCCAACGATCATCCCACTCCTGATGGCCACCTACGTGTACGGGAACCGACGGCTCGTCCGGTTGGGCGGCCCAACCGTCGCCGAGTTCGAGGCCGGCCTGGTTGGCCCCTTCAACGGAGGTCAACGGGGTTTTTGACCCGTTGACTCGCCCCACTCGTAACGTGACCACCGCCCGCCGGCACTCCATGCTGAATCAACCCCCTGCAGAGGTTGCCTGGCGATCGCCTATACGTGACCTGAGAAGTCGGACTCGTATGGCGTGAACTTCGAAGCCAACGCCGCCACCTCTCGCTTGACATCGGCCAGAACCACCTCGTCCTGATAGTGGTGAACGGCCCGTGAAATGAGCTGAGCCGCAGTTCGACAGTCGGCTTCCTCCATGCCCTGGGTTGTTATCGCCGGCGTCCCCATGCGAATACCTGAGGTTACGAACGGGGGCCGGGGATCGAAGGGAATCGAATTACGGTTCATCGTGATGCCGAGTTCGTTGAGCATCGTGGCGGCATGCTTACCGGTGAGATCGGGATCGACCGATCGAAGGTCCGCCAGGATGAGATGGTTATCGGTACCTCCAGAAACCACGCGAACCCCTTCGTCGATGAAGGTCTCGGCCATTGCCTTGGCGTTGGCCACCACCTGGGCGGCGTATGCCCGGAACTCAGGCTGGGCAGCCTCGTGGAAGGCCACTGCTTTGCCGGCAATCTGGTTGTACAGAGAACCACCCTGAGCACCAGGGAAGACGCCCTTGTCAATGGCCTTTCCGAACTGCTCCTTGGCCATGATCAAACCTCCCCGGGCTCCCCGGAAGGCTTTGTGGGTGGTTCCGGTCACGATGTCAGCGATCGGAACCGGGTTGGGATAGGCCTTACCGGCTATCAGGCCAATGAAATGAGCGGCATCGACCATGAAAATGGCACCGACCTCGTCGGCGATCGAACGAAACGCCTCGTAGTCGAGATGCCGTGAATAGGCCGAGTACCCGGCCAGAAGAATCTTGGGACGGCTTTCGAGGGCAATCCTTCGTACCTCATCCATATCGATGAGTTCGGTTTCGCGGTCGAGTCCGTACGAAACGAAGTTGTAATACATCCCCGAGAAGTTGACATGCGAGCCATGGGTGAGATGCCCACCCTGATCAAGAGACATTCCCATGACGGTGGCGCCCAATTCGATGAGCCCGAAGTACACGCCCATGTTTGCCTGAGCACCCGAGTGAGCCTGCACATTGACGTACTCGGCATCGAATAGATGTCGAACTCGGGCGTTGGCCAACTCCTCCATCTCGTCGATCACTTCACAACCCTCGTAGTAACGACGGCCCGGGTAACCCTCGGCGTACTTATTCGTGAACACCGAACCAGTCGCCTGCATCACCGCTCGCGATGCGAAGTTTTCAGAAGCAATCAGGTGGAGATGAGTGTTCTGGCGTTCAAGATCCTTGCGGATCAGAGCGGCCATCTCAGGGTCGACCTGTTCGAGTGGACGGTTGTCAATCATGGTCAGAACTCCACTTGGCGGCGAAACCGTGATCGTACCAGCGCCCGTCACCGTCACGGTCTAACGTCCTGGTATGGACTCGATAGGCCACCTCATCGAACGGTTCGACCATGTTGCCTACGCCGTGGAACGGATCGAGGACGCCCTCCCTCTCCTCGACATGCTCGGCGCCACGTTCTACGACGGGGCCGACCATGTACGAAACCAGTTCCGCTGGGCCCAGTTCACGCTGCCAGACGGAAGCAAAGTTGAGTACCTCGCTCCCCTCACCAACGCCAGTTTCCTGCGCCGCTTCCTTGATACTCGCGGGCCCGGTATGCACCATGTGACGCTGAAAGTGTCCGACCTCAAGCAGGCAGCAGAGCTCTGCGAAACGGCGGGCATCGCCGTCACCGGGTTCAGCGAGTCCGAGATGTGGAGCGAGCTGTTTATCCATCCAAAAAGCACCAACGGCGCCCTCATCCAGCTCGCCCAATGGGACTACTCGTACACCCTGGCCGGCTCGCTCGATCAGGTGCTTGGCGGCACCGTGATTGACGAGACGTAGCTCCGCAGCGGTTGACCATCGGCGCAGAGGCCGGTCGCCGACCCGCCAATAGGATTATCCGCAAACCGGATCGACCGCCAGACATGAGGGGTTCCTCTGGACACCCGGTCCCGGCCGGTCTCAGGCGGTCTCATGGCGCGGCGGCCAACTTTACGGACGTAGACTGGCGCCATGATCTTCGAAGCCACCTCGGTAACCGACGGACTTGTTGACGCGTTTTCAGAGCTGATACCGCAGTTGTCATCGTCGAGCCCACCCCCAACGAAGGAAGCGCTCGCCACGATCATCGCCGATCCGAATACCCACCTGTTCATCGCCGGAGACGATGGGACAATTGTGGGGTCGTTGACCCTCATCATTTTTCGCAGCCCGACCGGCGTGCGAGCTCGAATCGAAGATGTGGTTGTTGCCGAATCAGCCCGGGGCATGGGTATCGGGCGTCTGTTGACCGACGCCGCCATCGAACGAGCCCGAACCAGCGGGGCCAAGGCCATCGGTCTCACCTCTCGCCCATCGCGCGAAGCCGCCAACGGCCTTTACCAAGCGATGGGTTTCGAACGTCGAGAAACCAACGTGTATGAGCTTCGCCTGATCTGATCAGGGAGCTACCGGTCCCGGCCTTAAGACAACCGGCTCCGGACCGGTCACATCGAGAACCGTCGAAGCCAGGCCGATGACCGCCTGCCCCTTGAGATATCCTTCGATGGCCGACCCCAGCAGAACATGGGCCGATTCGTGCGAGTGACACTCCTCCGGTTGCCCACTGAGGTTCGCCGAGGTTACCGCCAGCGGGCCAGTCCTCTCGAGCAGTGTCAGGGCTACATCATGGTTGGGAACCCGCACCCCGACCGTATGCCGCACGGGATCTCCAATTCCTTCGGGGAGCAACGGGCCCGACTGACAAACCAAGGTAAGCGGTCCCGGCCAGTAGCGCTCGGTCATCTCGACCGCCCAATCGGGCATTGTCGCCCAGCCATCTAGCGCCTCAGGAACATGTGCCAGGAGACCGATTGGTTTATCGACCGGACGCCCCTTCAAAACGTAGAGGCGGTCAATGGCAAGGCGGTTGCCCGGGTCTACTCCCAGGCCATATACCGTATCGGTGGGTATCCCGATGATTGCTCCGGAAACGAGCAGCTCAACCGCTCCATCAACGGAAACGAGATTCACGATCTGTGACCTACCAGATACCGGTCCCGCCCGGTGAGGTCGCGTCGCACCTGCGCCTGAAGGCCAGGTGGTACCAGAGCCAGCGCTTCGATCGCATGTGCGGATCCGACCTCGATGAAGAACCAACCGGTCTCTGACAACCAATCGGGGAGCCCAGCGAGAAGCCGTCGGATGACGTCAAGTCCGTCGATTCCGGCAGCCAGAGCCAGGGGGGGTTCCCAGTCGGCCACTTCGGATGGCAATTCAGACATTTCGGTATCTGACACATACGGCGGATTGGCGACTAGTAGATCCACCCGGCCTCCCATTTCTTCTGGCAGCGCATCAAACAAGTCGCCGGCAAAGAACCGGACCGTGGTGCTGTTGGCCAGGGCATTATCGCGAGCGAGGCTCAGGGCAGCCTCTGAGATGTCCGAGGCGACCACCTCAGCGTCCCGATAGACCGATGCCAGGCCGATGGCCAGGGCGCCACTCCCTGTGCACAGATCGACGATAAGAGCCGGAGGCTCATCCGGAAGCGTCGAAGCCAGCTCCCACAGGTATTCCGTCTCCGGTCGCGGAATG is a window encoding:
- the atpH gene encoding ATP synthase F1 subunit delta: MSSDDRISQYASGIFAIAKGEGELDRVRAELLEIGRAFQSSNELRDALSNPQLPAERKEAIVNDLLGSRATDLTRNVVSLIVGMGRANSIPAIADALAETAAASSNREVAEIRTAIELDDETVGRLISALERKTGKSLEAKVVVDPTVLGGIIAQVGDTVIDGSVKKRLSSLRQALKA
- the atpF gene encoding F0F1 ATP synthase subunit B, translated to MIADVLILAEEATESSGIDLLIPTVPELVGGVLAFAVVFFVMWKFAWPQMQQLLDNRQRAIAGQIQEAEAIKAEAQSLLDDYRQQVAGAKSEANQIVEAARSQADTVKADLIAKAQIEAQGIVGKAREDALSEKARAMTEARQEVANLSIDLAEKVVGNSLDRAAQKSLVDNYLASLEGA
- the atpE gene encoding ATP synthase F0 subunit C; this translates as MELLALAQEATTGLTGDISGSLAVIGYGLAAIGPGVGIGILAGNAVQAMARQPEAAGMVRTTMFLGIAFTEALALIGFVLFFLA
- the atpB gene encoding F0F1 ATP synthase subunit A, with amino-acid sequence MILASEECDIAREVVCVPANVLDLFEFNSVPIFIGLGAVIIALVMYFALRKPKLVPGKFQASVESLISLVSDSIARDVIGPEGVKYVPYLLSLFFFIWVGNLMELVPGINFPFTSRMAIPLTLALLTWVIFVVEGIRKQGLHFFLDLIWPPGVPVALKPLVGLIEFVSTLIVRPFSLTVRLFANLVAGHVMLALLLGSAGFFLLGVLGGDISVLRGSIGAAWFVVGVAIFMFEVLVGFLQAYIFTLLSAVYIESSLHPQH
- a CDS encoding AtpZ/AtpI family protein, with translation MEKRSVTSQVAGAADEGWGTSALLGSVLSGLLIGFLLDRWLGTDPWLTIAFVLLGSYSGFRAMWRYAVVVGERQEEERRHARD
- a CDS encoding DUF2339 domain-containing protein — encoded protein: MTPTVTEQPPPLPGQRPPQRRPANDDLWDTILTGKNLFRVGLALVLLGLVFMFRYAVEAGWVTAAARVGLGAAASVAMLGLGAKLVPSRRGFGTLLAGGGVAGLYLTGYAAFEWYSLTTASSAFIQLVVVSTLGIGLALFWDAESLGVAGLAGALIAPLVLPGRMLQGSGDAFYFLAILGAAVALFLIREWVVLYATTFVMAVVVVGFEVLRAALDLGGASLLEIDVMLAGIVVAFLVAPSIARLVGTVLDNRLSLGAGAVGPVVFAIAYLAHAGESTVLASTAFGLAGLHALVAFSMRDDDALGVTHALVAAALATVGSTVLLDGPAAVLAITVIAAAVTIIGFHSEAVGPKWAGGLALAGAGYLNIATLVDLGGSGDSVARVAVIGIIGLVAIALDRQTGSDAMVGRNFAAGYVYLAGFLVGLIDLATYSQALTTAVWSAIAVGLIVYGSVAERKTIMRLGLGTMAGILVKVFLVDLATVETIWKMALFLALGVVLLMVGFWISNED
- a CDS encoding DUF3159 domain-containing protein, with product MTQEHLWDDLRSDLRGLFVGDRTVGDSFLAPIAFVAVNALTNLGAASVAALAVGGGVAAWRVRKGQKVFYALGGIPAIGLAALLALRSGRAESFFLPGIVGTGLMAVVSIVSMVARRPLAAWSSWAQRRWPLAWYWRPDVRPAYTAVTGVWAIYFAARAGLQWFLYATGRPEALAATKVLTSWPTIIPLLMATYVYGNRRLVRLGGPTVAEFEAGLVGPFNGGQRGF
- a CDS encoding serine hydroxymethyltransferase, with the protein product MIDNRPLEQVDPEMAALIRKDLERQNTHLHLIASENFASRAVMQATGSVFTNKYAEGYPGRRYYEGCEVIDEMEELANARVRHLFDAEYVNVQAHSGAQANMGVYFGLIELGATVMGMSLDQGGHLTHGSHVNFSGMYYNFVSYGLDRETELIDMDEVRRIALESRPKILLAGYSAYSRHLDYEAFRSIADEVGAIFMVDAAHFIGLIAGKAYPNPVPIADIVTGTTHKAFRGARGGLIMAKEQFGKAIDKGVFPGAQGGSLYNQIAGKAVAFHEAAQPEFRAYAAQVVANAKAMAETFIDEGVRVVSGGTDNHLILADLRSVDPDLTGKHAATMLNELGITMNRNSIPFDPRPPFVTSGIRMGTPAITTQGMEEADCRTAAQLISRAVHHYQDEVVLADVKREVAALASKFTPYESDFSGHV
- a CDS encoding VOC family protein, translating into MDSIGHLIERFDHVAYAVERIEDALPLLDMLGATFYDGADHVRNQFRWAQFTLPDGSKVEYLAPLTNASFLRRFLDTRGPGMHHVTLKVSDLKQAAELCETAGIAVTGFSESEMWSELFIHPKSTNGALIQLAQWDYSYTLAGSLDQVLGGTVIDET
- a CDS encoding GNAT family N-acetyltransferase; translated protein: MIFEATSVTDGLVDAFSELIPQLSSSSPPPTKEALATIIADPNTHLFIAGDDGTIVGSLTLIIFRSPTGVRARIEDVVVAESARGMGIGRLLTDAAIERARTSGAKAIGLTSRPSREAANGLYQAMGFERRETNVYELRLI
- a CDS encoding threonylcarbamoyl-AMP synthase, which produces MNLVSVDGAVELLVSGAIIGIPTDTVYGLGVDPGNRLAIDRLYVLKGRPVDKPIGLLAHVPEALDGWATMPDWAVEMTERYWPGPLTLVCQSGPLLPEGIGDPVRHTVGVRVPNHDVALTLLERTGPLAVTSANLSGQPEECHSHESAHVLLGSAIEGYLKGQAVIGLASTVLDVTGPEPVVLRPGPVAP
- the prmC gene encoding peptide chain release factor N(5)-glutamine methyltransferase yields the protein MTTRDVLAAARLPRHEAERLLMKVTGRSRSEVIIGVPLDDDTAIAYSLLCRRRLTGEPIQYIEGTIPFALCEIAVDNRVLIPRPETEYLWELASTLPDEPPALIVDLCTGSGALAIGLASVYRDAEVVASDISEAALSLARDNALANSTTVRFFAGDLFDALPEEMGGRVDLLVANPPYVSDTEMSELPSEVADWEPPLALAAGIDGLDVIRRLLAGLPDWLSETGWFFIEVGSAHAIEALALVPPGLQAQVRRDLTGRDRYLVGHRS